A genomic region of Candidatus Omnitrophota bacterium contains the following coding sequences:
- a CDS encoding formylglycine-generating enzyme family protein — protein sequence MKRDIFLALFWLMVLGTAVIAANTATVVASSAADRLLFDFSGNTVQENQVTLMGAGFGQYPFANAAFGAIPTDHAFKGATDGKGLIVQADPGEGIMIFTPPIKTTNCALLRCSVRASASHASIYLASVDLGENVFVSTLTVNNGNYFVDQYRRLADFFLPPSTGFQGIVQIINTSKTEPLTVYVDNLEALFMSADKIEAAVSEITGETEAPEATSTPVPPVATPTPTPSPGGETFTVSLTNLPAGAKPLEMVLIPAGTFIMGSSSTERGRYKGRDWYPHQVTLTKSFYLGKCEVTQAQYQAVTGSNPARSYGVGANYPVYYVSWYDAAKFCNALSRNEGLTLVYTESGDWAANISANGYRLPSEAEWEYACRAGTTTRFSFGDALECDDSCGFCELADKQMWWCGNNTYGGNVSGTKEVGKKLPNPWGLYDMHGNVWEWCSDSWQSPTNRGAQVDPAGPNSGSYWVLRGGYWSYDLGICRSADRDSRDSDYTYYYVGFRVSRTP from the coding sequence ATGAAACGCGATATCTTCTTGGCGCTTTTCTGGTTAATGGTCTTGGGAACGGCGGTTATTGCGGCCAATACGGCGACGGTCGTTGCGAGTTCAGCCGCCGACCGCCTTTTGTTCGATTTTTCGGGCAATACCGTCCAAGAGAACCAAGTCACGCTGATGGGGGCGGGATTCGGACAGTATCCTTTCGCGAACGCCGCTTTTGGGGCGATTCCCACGGATCATGCGTTCAAGGGCGCGACGGACGGCAAGGGGTTGATCGTCCAGGCCGATCCCGGCGAAGGGATTATGATTTTTACCCCGCCCATTAAAACAACTAATTGCGCGTTGCTTCGCTGCTCTGTTCGCGCCAGCGCGTCTCACGCTTCCATCTATTTGGCGTCCGTCGATCTGGGCGAGAATGTTTTCGTTTCCACCCTTACCGTTAATAATGGAAATTATTTTGTGGATCAATACAGAAGACTCGCCGATTTCTTCTTGCCGCCCTCCACCGGCTTTCAAGGGATCGTCCAAATCATCAACACTAGTAAAACTGAACCACTTACGGTTTATGTGGATAACCTGGAAGCGCTCTTCATGAGCGCGGATAAGATCGAAGCCGCCGTTTCGGAAATTACTGGCGAGACTGAAGCGCCGGAAGCGACTTCGACGCCCGTTCCGCCAGTGGCAACGCCTACTCCTACACCTTCGCCGGGCGGCGAAACTTTTACCGTTTCTCTAACCAACCTCCCCGCCGGCGCCAAGCCGCTGGAGATGGTTCTCATCCCGGCGGGAACGTTCATCATGGGAAGTTCATCGACGGAACGCGGACGATATAAGGGACGTGACTGGTATCCTCACCAAGTGACGCTAACTAAATCTTTCTATTTGGGGAAATGCGAGGTGACGCAGGCGCAGTACCAAGCGGTGACGGGGAGCAATCCGGCGCGATCATACGGCGTTGGGGCGAATTATCCGGTTTATTATGTTTCTTGGTACGACGCGGCGAAGTTTTGCAATGCGCTGAGCCGGAATGAAGGTTTGACGTTGGTGTATACCGAAAGCGGCGATTGGGCGGCGAACATAAGCGCCAACGGTTATCGATTGCCGTCGGAAGCGGAGTGGGAATACGCCTGCCGGGCGGGAACCACTACCCGGTTTTCGTTTGGCGATGCGTTGGAGTGTGATGATTCATGTGGTTTTTGTGAATTGGCGGATAAACAAATGTGGTGGTGTGGAAATAATACTTATGGGGGGAATGTTTCTGGAACTAAGGAAGTGGGGAAGAAGTTGCCCAATCCCTGGGGCTTGTACGACATGCACGGCAATGTGTGGGAATGGTGCAGCGATTCGTGGCAGAGTCCGACAAATCGAGGCGCTCAAGTAGATCCAGCGGGACCGAATTCTGGAAGTTATTGGGTTCTGCGCGGCGGCTACTGGAGCTACGACCTCGGGATCTGCCGGTCTGCGGATCGGGACAGCCGCGACTCGGACTACACGTACTACTACGTTGGTTTTCGGGTTTCCAGGACTCCGTAG
- a CDS encoding sigma-54 dependent transcriptional regulator has translation MNDHATILLVDDDAVFLRTAGRALERRGYSAVYAANGEEALRNESLSDCDAAVIDLNMPGMNGLALLERLRESVPDLPVIVLTGYGSIDTAIDAIKLGAFHYLTKPCDISQLEIYLKKAVEQSGVQRENRRLRRAIQCAEASHGIVGQSPPIRRLLDLINRIKDADAPVLITGESGSGKELVARALHFQGKRREHPFVAVNCATLKPELLENELFGHVSGAFTGATAYKEGLLSVADRGALFIDEIADMDPNVQASLLRVIETGEFRPLGATKVQTTSARILAAANRPLDEWVAAGRFREDLYYRLNVLVVHSPPLRERREDIPLLIESFLQRSPGAAKGIRFSPEAMQLLQRYNWPGNVRELFNICERSVLLTNSPVIAADAVASILSMPSFSGEAPAIKTDQTCSPTTLDEAEKAHIQRTLEFTQGNVSNAAEILAIDRRTLQRKMARYGLRGE, from the coding sequence ATGAACGATCACGCAACGATTCTACTGGTTGACGACGACGCCGTCTTTCTGCGAACGGCGGGGCGGGCGCTGGAGCGGCGCGGCTATTCCGCTGTATACGCCGCCAACGGCGAAGAAGCGCTGAGGAACGAATCGCTATCCGACTGCGACGCCGCCGTCATCGATCTGAATATGCCGGGCATGAACGGCTTGGCGCTGTTGGAGCGTCTGCGCGAATCTGTGCCGGATTTGCCGGTCATCGTGCTTACCGGCTACGGCTCCATCGACACGGCCATCGACGCTATCAAACTCGGCGCATTCCATTACCTGACCAAGCCTTGCGACATCTCCCAATTGGAAATCTATCTGAAAAAAGCCGTCGAACAAAGCGGCGTTCAGCGCGAAAACCGCCGCTTGCGCCGCGCCATCCAATGCGCGGAAGCCTCTCACGGCATCGTGGGCCAGAGTCCGCCCATCCGCCGCCTTCTCGATCTGATCAACCGCATCAAAGACGCCGACGCGCCCGTTCTCATCACCGGCGAGAGCGGATCGGGTAAGGAACTGGTCGCCCGCGCCCTGCATTTTCAGGGTAAACGGCGCGAGCATCCATTCGTGGCCGTCAATTGCGCTACGCTAAAACCCGAATTGTTGGAGAACGAACTCTTCGGCCACGTCTCCGGCGCATTCACCGGCGCCACGGCTTACAAGGAGGGTTTGCTCTCCGTCGCCGACCGGGGAGCGCTATTCATTGACGAAATCGCCGACATGGACCCCAACGTCCAGGCCAGCCTTTTGCGCGTCATCGAGACCGGCGAGTTTCGCCCGCTGGGCGCCACCAAAGTTCAGACCACCAGCGCCCGCATCCTCGCCGCCGCCAATCGCCCTCTCGACGAATGGGTCGCCGCCGGACGATTCCGCGAGGACCTTTACTATCGCCTAAACGTTCTCGTCGTCCATTCTCCCCCACTGCGCGAGCGCAGGGAGGATATCCCCTTGCTGATCGAATCCTTTCTCCAGCGCTCGCCCGGCGCGGCGAAGGGGATTCGCTTCTCGCCGGAAGCAATGCAGCTTCTCCAACGCTATAACTGGCCGGGAAACGTACGCGAACTCTTCAATATCTGCGAGCGCTCCGTCCTCTTGACCAACTCTCCCGTTATCGCCGCGGACGCTGTCGCCTCCATTCTTTCCATGCCCAGCTTTTCCGGCGAAGCGCCTGCTATCAAGACGGATCAAACTTGCTCTCCCACAACGTTAGATGAAGCGGAAAAAGCCCACATCCAACGGACACTCGAATTCACCCAAGGCAACGTATCCAACGCCGCCGAAATCCTCGCCATCGACCGCCGCACTCTCCAACGCAAAATGGCGCGCTACGGTTTGCGGGGGGAATGA
- a CDS encoding ATP-binding protein: MVLDPINITHNDAQAILRRRLVWLTGLRWHAIGGVLFAAMIGRYGLGMRFPVHVVLALAAGMFLYNFYYAAKIRTLEFDPRIAFRQIVLDVIAFSLILFVTGGFINPFFTFYFFIVILARIILTRRESLFITVFVTICFALQGLSNYVVPVDMKLSEEGLLRAGGLSFHVIGAPLSFVLTTAITAYFISVIMNDLRKREKELRAARRQAELELDKLDNILRHLETGMLVIGRQGELEWVNSRLEAWFGSEGKDEASACYRVGGAAKEYRRLAETTAAPDSERKHYFEMRLPTVGQGVRDFEIILTPIRNSKGEWLQLIELVLDVTEQKKNQTQWALAQRLAAIGQLAAGVAHEINTPLGTISILAEETREIIRSAIAARQCPPPDEVDEALQTIHQQILRCKEITQGLLNFSRQPERVRDFGSLNEIVHQAVELVRPKCRGVALAEKYDEAIPEILTETSGLQQVVFNLLVNAIDAVEGLEREKKITIATFQENNAAGVHISDNGCGIAEKDLPHIFEPFFTTKPIGKGAGLGLYVSYGTMQDLGGRLEIESRPGEGTTAKIWLPAHHSKSSD, translated from the coding sequence ATGGTTCTCGATCCAATCAATATTACTCATAACGATGCGCAAGCCATTCTCCGCCGCCGCCTGGTCTGGCTGACCGGCCTGCGCTGGCACGCCATCGGCGGCGTCCTCTTTGCCGCCATGATTGGGCGGTATGGATTGGGAATGCGCTTTCCCGTCCATGTCGTACTCGCCCTGGCGGCGGGCATGTTTCTCTACAATTTTTATTATGCGGCGAAAATACGAACGCTGGAATTCGATCCCCGCATCGCCTTCCGCCAGATTGTTCTCGACGTGATCGCCTTCTCCCTGATTCTTTTCGTGACGGGAGGATTCATCAATCCCTTCTTCACGTTTTATTTCTTCATCGTTATTCTCGCCCGCATTATTCTCACGCGCCGCGAAAGCCTGTTCATTACGGTCTTCGTAACCATCTGCTTCGCGCTGCAAGGTCTTTCCAATTACGTCGTCCCCGTGGATATGAAATTGAGCGAGGAAGGGTTGCTGCGGGCGGGCGGCCTTTCCTTTCACGTGATCGGCGCTCCCCTCAGTTTCGTCCTGACCACGGCCATCACCGCTTATTTCATCTCCGTCATCATGAACGATCTGCGCAAGCGCGAAAAGGAGCTGCGCGCCGCCCGCCGCCAGGCGGAATTAGAATTGGACAAACTCGATAACATCCTGCGCCATTTGGAAACCGGCATGTTGGTCATCGGCCGCCAGGGCGAGTTGGAATGGGTTAACAGCCGTCTCGAAGCCTGGTTCGGTTCCGAAGGCAAGGACGAGGCGTCGGCATGTTACCGCGTCGGCGGCGCCGCCAAGGAATACCGACGCCTGGCGGAAACGACCGCCGCGCCGGATTCGGAAAGAAAACACTATTTCGAGATGCGCTTGCCCACCGTCGGCCAAGGCGTTCGCGATTTTGAAATTATTCTCACGCCCATCCGCAATTCCAAGGGTGAATGGCTTCAATTAATCGAGCTTGTCCTCGACGTTACGGAACAGAAAAAAAACCAGACGCAATGGGCGCTTGCCCAGCGCTTGGCGGCCATCGGGCAACTGGCGGCTGGAGTGGCGCACGAAATCAACACTCCGTTGGGAACCATCAGCATTCTCGCCGAGGAGACGCGCGAGATCATCCGTTCGGCGATCGCGGCTCGCCAATGTCCGCCGCCGGACGAAGTGGACGAGGCGCTTCAGACCATTCACCAGCAGATTTTGCGCTGCAAGGAGATTACCCAAGGTTTGCTCAATTTCTCCCGCCAGCCGGAGCGGGTGCGCGATTTCGGATCGCTCAACGAAATCGTCCACCAAGCCGTGGAACTGGTGCGCCCCAAATGCCGGGGAGTGGCGCTAGCGGAAAAGTATGATGAAGCTATTCCCGAAATTCTCACCGAAACCAGCGGCCTGCAACAAGTAGTATTCAACCTATTGGTCAACGCCATCGACGCCGTGGAAGGATTGGAGCGAGAGAAGAAAATTACGATTGCGACGTTTCAAGAAAACAATGCCGCCGGCGTTCACATTTCCGATAACGGCTGCGGCATTGCCGAAAAAGACCTGCCCCACATTTTCGAACCCTTCTTCACAACCAAACCCATCGGCAAGGGCGCCGGTCTTGGACTTTACGTATCCTACGGAACCATGCAAGATTTAGGCGGGCGTCTCGAAATCGAAAGCCGTCCCGGCGAAGGAACGACGGCGAAAATATGGCTCCCGGCGCATCATTCTAAAAGCAGTGATTAG
- a CDS encoding BrnT family toxin encodes MKGTAKELNFEWDEKKAKTNFIKLKVSFNKAITVFFDPYSISIHDPDHSADEQRYINIGSSDKGSVLVVVYTERKSNIRIISYRKTILSER; translated from the coding sequence ATCAAAGGAACCGCAAAGGAACTAAACTTTGAGTGGGATGAAAAAAAAGCCAAAACGAATTTCATAAAGCTCAAAGTCAGTTTTAATAAAGCCATAACGGTTTTTTTCGATCCCTACTCAATATCAATACATGACCCTGACCATTCCGCGGATGAACAACGGTATATTAACATCGGCAGTTCTGACAAAGGCAGTGTGCTAGTGGTGGTTTACACCGAGCGCAAGTCGAATATTCGTATAATCAGTTATCGCAAGACGATTTTATCAGAGCGGTAA
- a CDS encoding adenylate/guanylate cyclase domain-containing protein: MSAATILFTDIVSFSKKPTAEQRRLVESLTSEVVHELRTLLIPPLDTPSIIALPTGDGLALAFLHRTNHPWSHTTILHLILRMHQWANNQSSPHNLVSIRVGVHVGAVELVTDINGKANLCGDTINYGQRVMDAANPRQTLYSEAAFREYVGSESPSCNTPLFSEDVKVDFLGPIEVYAKHGLQILVYKLSLEPSQPYWTNDDPIAKQLMLTTLTPLPKEVVGSFSEQIHKGTNIAFIQLTGDRFISKFNEGEIEFSKQLKRFWVFMPAPDVYANLHLTKPQATPQLVKDCVQKWKDLFAKLKTQFTDADFKLGLFKEPPYFGASYIDWERPDGKIHISPYVWNVAAPNCPGYDIYWIGKKPSAIYETYVEGLQYLYQSTENELTK; encoded by the coding sequence ATGTCCGCTGCTACCATTTTATTCACAGATATAGTCAGCTTTTCCAAGAAGCCAACAGCGGAACAGCGTCGACTTGTTGAGTCTCTTACATCCGAGGTTGTACATGAGTTGCGGACATTGTTGATCCCACCGTTGGATACACCGAGTATTATTGCATTGCCGACTGGCGATGGCCTCGCACTGGCATTTCTTCATCGAACTAACCACCCTTGGAGCCACACCACTATTTTGCACCTTATTCTCAGAATGCATCAATGGGCAAACAACCAGTCCTCACCTCATAATTTAGTAAGTATAAGAGTTGGTGTTCATGTCGGCGCTGTCGAACTCGTCACCGATATCAATGGCAAAGCTAACTTATGCGGTGATACAATAAATTATGGACAACGGGTGATGGATGCAGCAAACCCACGTCAGACCCTCTATTCGGAAGCAGCTTTTAGGGAATATGTCGGAAGTGAATCTCCTTCTTGTAACACTCCTCTGTTTTCTGAGGATGTTAAAGTTGATTTTCTTGGGCCAATAGAAGTATATGCAAAGCATGGTCTTCAAATACTCGTTTACAAACTATCGCTTGAACCATCACAGCCTTATTGGACGAATGATGACCCGATTGCGAAACAATTGATGTTGACAACCTTGACACCCCTGCCCAAGGAAGTCGTTGGCTCTTTCAGTGAGCAGATTCACAAAGGAACCAACATCGCCTTTATCCAACTCACTGGCGATAGGTTTATATCAAAGTTCAATGAAGGCGAAATCGAGTTCTCAAAACAACTCAAACGCTTTTGGGTGTTCATGCCCGCACCTGACGTATATGCGAATCTTCACTTGACCAAACCACAAGCAACTCCTCAACTAGTCAAGGATTGCGTTCAAAAGTGGAAGGATTTGTTCGCCAAATTGAAGACGCAATTCACTGACGCTGATTTCAAACTTGGACTATTCAAAGAGCCACCATACTTCGGGGCTTCATATATTGATTGGGAACGTCCTGATGGAAAGATACACATCAGTCCCTATGTATGGAATGTAGCCGCACCAAATTGTCCTGGATATGATATCTATTGGATCGGTAAGAAACCGTCAGCCATTTATGAAACATATGTTGAGGGTCTTCAATATCTTTACCAAAGCACTGAAAACGAACTCACAAAATGA
- a CDS encoding TIR domain-containing protein, with protein MTANVFVSFDHDDQKQVGGFKLLNNNPKHPLDFRDHSLKEPVIDRSGKPIKYPPSDNRSKPVRDEILKKFEKCSKLVVLIGDDTHKSEWVEWEIDNFFKMKKDLSGDNTWKRIRGMKLKGCDNAKMPSALMGRSTKELTWDPVNLDKWLDQDPDE; from the coding sequence ATGACAGCGAATGTATTCGTCAGCTTTGATCATGATGACCAAAAACAGGTAGGAGGATTTAAGTTGCTCAATAACAATCCCAAGCATCCATTAGATTTTCGTGATCATTCATTGAAAGAACCTGTCATAGACAGAAGTGGTAAGCCTATCAAATACCCTCCAAGCGACAATCGGTCAAAACCAGTGCGAGATGAAATTCTCAAGAAATTTGAAAAGTGTTCAAAACTTGTAGTCCTTATAGGAGATGATACTCATAAGAGTGAGTGGGTTGAATGGGAGATTGATAACTTCTTCAAAATGAAAAAAGACCTTTCGGGGGACAATACTTGGAAAAGAATCCGCGGAATGAAACTTAAGGGTTGCGACAACGCTAAAATGCCAAGTGCCCTTATGGGTCGATCAACAAAAGAGTTGACTTGGGATCCAGTTAATCTTGATAAATGGTTGGATCAAGATCCTGATGAATAA
- a CDS encoding BMC domain-containing protein → MEGKALGLVETRGLVGAIEAADAMVKAASVTLIGKEKIGGGYVTVMVRGDVGAVKAATDAGAAAARKVGEVVSVHVIPRPHSDIENILPSKGE, encoded by the coding sequence GTGGAAGGTAAAGCCCTGGGACTCGTTGAAACTCGCGGATTGGTTGGCGCCATCGAAGCCGCCGACGCTATGGTGAAAGCCGCCAGCGTAACGCTCATCGGCAAGGAAAAAATTGGCGGCGGCTACGTCACCGTCATGGTGCGCGGCGACGTCGGCGCCGTAAAAGCGGCGACGGATGCGGGAGCGGCGGCGGCGCGCAAAGTCGGCGAAGTGGTTTCCGTTCACGTCATTCCCAGACCCCATAGCGATATCGAAAACATACTGCCCTCCAAAGGGGAATAA
- the pduL gene encoding phosphate propanoyltransferase, whose amino-acid sequence MAYPPMDAALVEQVTRRVVARLREAGGASLSEKRLVMVNLSVRHVHLCREDLDVLYGKGFELEPRNPLYQPSEYASKQSVTLVGPRMRCLGEVRVLGPLRQHTQVEVSRTDAIYLGVDPPVRPSGNHEGSERLILVGPVGVVHLQRGVIIANRHIHLSTKSAEKWGLKDNQIVKVRVDSEKKTLLEDAQLRVSEKYLDEMHLDTDDGNACGLRGGEMVEIVP is encoded by the coding sequence ATGGCCTATCCTCCAATGGACGCAGCCCTTGTGGAACAAGTAACGCGCCGAGTCGTCGCCCGCCTGCGCGAGGCGGGCGGCGCGAGCTTGTCCGAAAAGCGGTTGGTTATGGTCAACCTGTCCGTTCGGCACGTTCATCTGTGCCGGGAGGATTTGGATGTCCTATACGGCAAGGGCTTCGAATTGGAGCCGCGCAATCCCCTCTACCAACCGAGCGAATACGCATCCAAGCAATCCGTTACTCTGGTGGGACCGCGAATGCGCTGCTTGGGGGAAGTGCGGGTACTCGGTCCCTTACGCCAGCATACTCAGGTCGAGGTATCCCGAACCGACGCCATCTACCTCGGCGTCGATCCGCCGGTGCGGCCTTCGGGCAATCATGAAGGCAGCGAGCGATTGATCCTGGTAGGCCCCGTGGGCGTCGTCCATTTGCAACGAGGCGTTATCATCGCTAACCGGCATATCCATCTTTCGACAAAATCGGCGGAAAAATGGGGACTGAAGGACAATCAAATCGTCAAAGTCCGCGTCGACTCGGAAAAGAAGACGCTGCTGGAAGACGCCCAACTGCGGGTCAGTGAAAAATACCTGGACGAGATGCACCTCGATACGGACGACGGCAACGCCTGCGGCCTGCGCGGCGGCGAGATGGTGGAAATCGTTCCTTAA
- a CDS encoding aldehyde dehydrogenase family protein has translation MDEQHIAEIVKRVLMEMQQSPPAGGGHVATCAGGAVSGGRDGVFEDIDQAIQAAKTAAALFYNVPMEDRKRFVSIIRETSRQNLHPWAELIVHDTGMGRVDHKIIKNTLALEKTPGPEDLETTCLTGDKGIMLQEYAPFGVIGTITPSTNPVATVINHSIAMLSAGNSVVFCPHPGAVQCTLESMQAINRALVAAGAPANLLTSVREPSLRTAKRVMEHDDVKLLVATGGPGVVRAALSSPKRAIVAGPGNPPVIVDESADLVHAAQSIYAGASFDNNMPCICEKECFVLSQVYDSFISAMRQQGAYLLDKSQTDALTNVIVTPDGHANRDYVGKDAAVIARAINVAVPTNCELLIAEVDAMHPFVQIELLMPVLAIVRVQTFEEAMQKSLQAEHGFGHTAIIHSRLVDRITAFAKLMRVNLFVANAACGACLGNGGEGWTAFTISGTTGEGPCTPKTFSKIRRYAVADSLRFV, from the coding sequence ATGGATGAGCAGCATATAGCGGAAATCGTGAAGCGAGTTTTGATGGAAATGCAGCAGTCTCCCCCAGCGGGCGGCGGACATGTCGCCACCTGCGCGGGCGGAGCGGTCAGCGGCGGACGGGATGGCGTATTCGAAGATATCGATCAGGCTATCCAAGCGGCAAAAACGGCGGCCGCCCTTTTCTATAATGTTCCGATGGAAGATCGAAAACGATTTGTCTCCATCATCCGCGAAACCTCGCGCCAGAATCTTCATCCCTGGGCGGAATTGATTGTCCACGACACCGGCATGGGCCGCGTCGATCACAAGATAATAAAAAACACACTCGCCCTGGAAAAAACGCCGGGGCCGGAGGATTTGGAAACTACTTGCCTGACGGGCGACAAGGGCATTATGTTGCAGGAATACGCCCCCTTCGGCGTCATCGGAACCATCACCCCTTCCACCAATCCCGTCGCTACCGTCATCAATCATTCCATCGCCATGCTTTCCGCTGGAAACTCCGTCGTCTTTTGTCCCCATCCCGGCGCGGTTCAATGCACGCTGGAAAGTATGCAAGCCATTAACCGCGCCTTGGTCGCCGCCGGAGCGCCCGCCAACTTGTTGACTTCCGTTCGCGAACCTAGCTTGCGCACGGCGAAACGGGTTATGGAGCATGACGACGTGAAACTCCTGGTCGCCACTGGCGGCCCCGGCGTCGTGCGCGCCGCTCTATCCAGCCCCAAGCGGGCGATCGTGGCGGGACCGGGCAATCCCCCCGTCATCGTCGACGAATCGGCGGATCTCGTCCATGCGGCGCAATCGATTTACGCCGGAGCCTCCTTCGATAACAACATGCCTTGCATCTGCGAGAAGGAATGCTTCGTTCTCAGCCAGGTTTATGACTCATTCATTTCCGCCATGCGTCAGCAGGGCGCCTATTTATTGGATAAAAGCCAAACCGATGCGTTGACCAACGTCATCGTTACTCCCGACGGCCACGCCAACCGCGATTATGTGGGCAAAGACGCCGCCGTTATCGCGCGAGCTATCAATGTCGCTGTTCCTACCAATTGCGAACTCCTGATCGCCGAAGTGGACGCCATGCATCCCTTCGTTCAAATCGAATTGCTGATGCCGGTTTTGGCGATCGTCCGCGTCCAAACCTTTGAAGAGGCGATGCAAAAATCGCTGCAAGCGGAACACGGCTTCGGCCATACGGCGATCATCCACAGCCGCCTCGTCGACCGCATCACCGCTTTCGCCAAGTTGATGCGCGTCAACCTCTTCGTCGCCAACGCTGCTTGCGGCGCCTGTTTGGGCAATGGCGGAGAAGGCTGGACGGCGTTTACGATTTCGGGAACTACGGGCGAAGGGCCTTGTACGCCGAAAACGTTCAGTAAAATCCGGCGTTACGCCGTCGCCGATTCGCTTCGTTTCGTGTAA